A single genomic interval of Halostella salina harbors:
- a CDS encoding DUF7528 family protein — protein sequence MEFFSGDEVSVSTTQGGQSVVVHVDGDEHELARSDAVALREAISDAVTETREFFRTAGTYREDGSYEVSRRGADSAGNAKVFESFDAVRRLYDRLPGTFSADDVEHTGITGSRKHMLVRHFAEHPAFDCEIETRSPLTATKVGDDAEMPDEHPDAAQPSATAD from the coding sequence ATCGAGTTCTTCTCCGGCGATGAGGTATCGGTATCGACGACGCAGGGCGGACAGTCGGTCGTAGTTCACGTCGACGGCGACGAACACGAGCTAGCCCGTAGCGACGCGGTCGCGCTGCGCGAGGCGATCAGCGACGCCGTGACCGAGACGCGCGAGTTCTTCCGGACGGCCGGCACGTACCGCGAGGACGGCTCCTACGAGGTGAGCCGCCGCGGCGCGGACTCGGCGGGCAACGCGAAGGTGTTCGAGAGCTTCGACGCCGTCCGCCGACTGTACGACCGCCTGCCCGGCACGTTCTCCGCGGACGACGTGGAACACACCGGGATCACTGGGTCGCGCAAACACATGCTCGTCCGCCACTTCGCCGAACACCCCGCGTTCGACTGCGAGATCGAAACGCGGAGCCCGCTGACCGCGACCAAGGTCGGCGACGACGCGGAGATGCCCGACGAGCACCCCGACGCCGCACAGCCGAGCGCGACGGCCGACTAG
- a CDS encoding competence/damage-inducible protein A, with amino-acid sequence MNAAVVTVGDELLSGDTTNTNATWICDRLDGRGVTVERVTVVPDRVADIARVVNEYRAEYDAVLVTGGLGPTHDDVTMEAVAAALGRDVVEHEVALEWLAENGGYTRDDLTEGTADLPEGARVLHNEVGVAPGCVVESVYVLPGVPAEMQAMFERVEAEFRGAEKHVAVVEADEPESALLSRVDDLRSRFDVTVGCYPGDHVRVKISGGDADEVAAAADWIRDRVEPVEN; translated from the coding sequence ATGAACGCCGCGGTGGTCACTGTCGGCGACGAACTCCTGTCGGGCGACACGACCAACACGAACGCGACGTGGATATGCGACCGGCTCGACGGCCGGGGGGTGACGGTCGAGCGCGTCACCGTCGTCCCGGACCGCGTTGCCGACATCGCCCGCGTGGTCAACGAGTACCGGGCCGAGTACGACGCCGTTCTCGTCACCGGCGGGCTCGGGCCGACCCACGACGACGTGACGATGGAGGCGGTGGCGGCCGCGCTCGGCCGCGACGTGGTCGAACACGAGGTCGCGCTGGAGTGGCTCGCGGAGAACGGCGGCTACACCCGCGACGACCTCACGGAGGGGACGGCCGACCTCCCCGAAGGGGCTCGCGTGCTCCACAACGAAGTGGGCGTCGCCCCCGGCTGCGTCGTCGAGTCGGTGTACGTCCTGCCGGGCGTCCCCGCAGAGATGCAGGCGATGTTCGAGCGAGTCGAGGCGGAGTTCCGGGGGGCGGAGAAACACGTCGCGGTCGTCGAGGCCGACGAGCCGGAGAGCGCCCTGCTGTCGCGCGTCGACGACCTCCGGTCGCGGTTCGACGTGACCGTCGGCTGCTACCCCGGGGACCACGTCCGGGTGAAGATAAGCGGCGGCGACGCCGACGAGGTCGCCGCGGCCGCCGACTGGATCCGCGACCGGGTCGAGCCGGTCGAGAACTAG
- a CDS encoding ATP-NAD kinase family protein: MRRIGVVVNPIAGMGGRVGLKGTDGKVEAARERGAEPRAPDRAREALDALAERADAVELLAAGGRMGADEAAAAGFDPEVVTDPGAETTAADTREAVAEFVDRGVDLVLFAGGDGTAVDVAETLTDRDSDAPMLGVPAGVKVYSSTFGVSPRDTGRIAATFEDVADREINDIDEDAYRGGEVETELKAVRPVPVADAVQSSKQLGGGSVEGLAAGVAADVDPDTTYVLGPGSTVGAVKEALGFDGSPLGVDVWHDGEVLVRDATEDEILESLGDRNVIVVSPIGGQGFLFGRGNDQISPAVIRRSEVEAVASKAKLDTVGVLRVDTGDEAVDESLRGWRKVRVGRVERRLLQVV, from the coding sequence ATGCGACGGATCGGGGTAGTCGTCAACCCCATCGCCGGGATGGGCGGTCGAGTGGGGCTGAAAGGCACCGACGGGAAGGTCGAGGCGGCCCGCGAGCGCGGCGCGGAGCCGCGCGCGCCGGACCGCGCTCGCGAGGCGCTCGACGCCCTCGCGGAGCGTGCCGACGCGGTCGAACTGCTCGCCGCCGGCGGGCGCATGGGCGCGGACGAGGCGGCGGCCGCGGGGTTCGACCCCGAAGTCGTCACCGACCCCGGCGCGGAGACGACCGCCGCGGACACCCGCGAGGCGGTCGCCGAGTTCGTCGACCGCGGCGTCGACCTCGTGCTGTTCGCCGGCGGCGACGGCACCGCGGTCGACGTGGCCGAGACGCTGACCGACCGCGACAGCGACGCGCCGATGCTCGGGGTCCCGGCCGGCGTGAAAGTGTACTCCTCGACCTTCGGCGTCTCGCCCCGAGATACCGGGCGGATCGCCGCGACGTTCGAGGACGTTGCCGACCGCGAAATAAACGACATCGACGAGGACGCCTACCGCGGCGGAGAGGTGGAGACGGAACTGAAAGCCGTCCGGCCGGTGCCGGTGGCCGACGCCGTGCAGTCGAGCAAGCAGCTCGGCGGCGGCAGCGTCGAGGGGCTGGCAGCTGGGGTCGCCGCCGACGTCGACCCCGACACGACGTACGTCCTCGGGCCCGGCAGCACCGTCGGCGCGGTGAAGGAGGCGCTCGGGTTCGACGGGTCACCGCTCGGCGTCGACGTGTGGCACGACGGCGAAGTGCTGGTGCGGGACGCGACCGAGGACGAGATCCTCGAATCGCTCGGCGACCGCAACGTGATCGTCGTCTCGCCGATCGGCGGGCAGGGGTTTCTCTTCGGCCGCGGCAACGACCAGATATCGCCGGCGGTGATCCGACGGTCCGAGGTCGAGGCGGTCGCCTCGAAGGCCAAACTCGACACCGTCGGCGTCCTCCGGGTCGACACGGGCGACGAGGCCGTCGACGAGTCGCTCCGCGGCTGGCGGAAGGTCCGGGTCGGTCGCGTCGAACGCCGCCTCTTGCAGGTCGTCTGA
- a CDS encoding phosphate signaling complex PhoU family protein: METRKVQRLGPSTLAMTLPAEWAQEHDVEKGDEVSLRMGGKGTLTVMPESVSTGDSEAIIHADDLDADAVERAILAQYVLGRRVIRVEQSSGALDSDHINAVYKAETQLMGLGVIEETPESISIRCSVDPEDFTLDNLLERLESTGSTMRGEAIKALAHGNPDLAQRALNRERQANKIFVLLLRLIFTAYQNPNLARAVGLGDGFPLIGYRSIAKNLELTADNAEDIAEIVLESDGHSLDIDSGTMRRIREFTDDVDEITALAVESAVKRDYDLTIEVRQLFHDIGDRQQEILSDLPEMENDSLLEVREVLVSLQQTAEFAMRNAEIAANLALNEESEHTTIN, translated from the coding sequence ATGGAAACACGCAAGGTGCAACGGCTGGGGCCGTCCACGCTGGCGATGACGCTGCCCGCGGAGTGGGCGCAGGAACACGACGTCGAGAAGGGCGACGAGGTGTCCCTCCGGATGGGCGGCAAGGGGACGCTGACGGTGATGCCGGAGTCGGTCAGCACGGGGGACTCGGAGGCGATCATCCACGCCGACGACCTGGACGCCGACGCCGTCGAGCGGGCGATCCTCGCGCAGTACGTGCTCGGCCGCCGGGTCATCCGCGTCGAGCAGTCCTCGGGCGCGCTCGACTCCGACCACATCAACGCCGTCTACAAGGCCGAGACGCAGCTCATGGGCCTGGGCGTCATCGAGGAGACCCCGGAGAGCATCTCGATCCGCTGTTCGGTCGACCCGGAGGACTTCACGCTCGACAACCTGCTCGAACGGCTCGAATCCACCGGCTCGACGATGCGCGGCGAGGCGATCAAGGCGCTGGCCCACGGTAACCCGGACCTCGCTCAGCGGGCCCTGAACCGGGAGCGTCAGGCCAACAAGATCTTCGTCCTCCTCCTGCGGCTCATCTTCACCGCCTACCAGAACCCCAACCTCGCCCGCGCGGTCGGCCTGGGCGACGGCTTCCCGCTCATCGGCTACCGCTCGATCGCCAAGAACCTGGAACTCACGGCCGACAACGCCGAGGACATCGCCGAGATCGTCCTCGAATCGGACGGCCACAGCCTGGACATCGACAGCGGAACGATGCGGCGCATCCGCGAGTTCACCGACGACGTCGACGAGATCACCGCGCTCGCCGTCGAGTCAGCGGTCAAGCGCGACTACGACCTCACCATCGAGGTCCGACAGCTGTTCCACGACATCGGCGACCGCCAGCAGGAGATCCTCTCGGACCTGCCGGAGATGGAGAACGACTCGTTGCTGGAGGTCCGCGAGGTGCTCGTCAGCCTCCAGCAGACCGCCGAGTTCGCCATGCGGAACGCCGAGATCGCCGCGAACCTCGCGCTGAACGAGGAGAGCGAGCACACTACCATTAACTAA
- a CDS encoding DUF5803 family protein produces MNRRLLLGTVVVGLLAVTAGCSFGPFADDITDEELNESAEYDWETNATATITIEGAEYQAVYDVSNQSELTVYQQGFAGNEPVNVRAVQFRDANGTFVNGSALDVEKQGSETVIDLPSENGTVAYTADTRPKQFGSPVLVEGSHEVVLPPNHQTGNFLFSHVSPGNPEKEVVDNRVHLRWDDPEGNVFVRYYLDRDIYIFGGIVAVLGVVLVAGLIYYLRQIRELERRREEMGLDVDTEDDEFDDGPPPGMG; encoded by the coding sequence GTGACGGCCGGCTGTAGCTTCGGCCCCTTCGCCGACGACATCACCGACGAGGAGCTGAACGAATCCGCCGAATACGACTGGGAGACGAACGCGACGGCGACGATAACGATCGAGGGCGCGGAGTACCAGGCCGTGTACGACGTCTCGAACCAGTCCGAACTGACCGTCTACCAGCAGGGCTTCGCGGGCAACGAGCCGGTGAACGTCCGCGCGGTGCAGTTCCGGGACGCCAACGGGACGTTCGTCAACGGCTCGGCCCTCGACGTGGAGAAGCAGGGGAGTGAGACGGTGATCGACCTGCCGTCGGAGAACGGAACCGTCGCGTACACGGCCGACACCCGCCCGAAGCAGTTCGGGTCGCCGGTGCTCGTGGAGGGGTCCCACGAGGTGGTCCTGCCGCCGAACCACCAGACCGGGAACTTCCTGTTTAGCCACGTCAGCCCCGGCAACCCCGAGAAGGAGGTCGTCGATAACCGCGTCCACCTGCGGTGGGACGACCCGGAGGGCAACGTGTTCGTCCGGTACTACCTCGACCGGGACATCTACATCTTCGGCGGGATCGTCGCCGTCCTCGGCGTCGTGCTGGTCGCCGGCCTGATCTACTACCTCCGGCAGATCCGCGAACTGGAGCGCCGCCGGGAGGAGATGGGGCTGGACGTCGACACCGAGGACGACGAGTTCGACGACGGGCCGCCGCCGGGGATGGGGTAG